The following proteins are encoded in a genomic region of Arachis ipaensis cultivar K30076 chromosome B02, Araip1.1, whole genome shotgun sequence:
- the LOC107625629 gene encoding putative lipid-transfer protein DIR1, translating to MEGHTKMLFILGLVAIASISQIYRVEGAGECGKNTTPDNEAIKLAPCATAAQDENASVSQSCCVQVKKFGQNPACLCAVLLSNTAKMSGVDPKIAITIPKRCNFANRPVGYKCGPYTLP from the exons ATGGAGGGTCACACTAAGATGTTGTTCATTCTTGGCCTTGTGGCCATTGCTAGCATCTCACAGATTTATAGAGTGGAAGGTGCTGGGGAATGTGGGAAAAACACTACCCCAGACAATGAGGCTATTAAGCTAGCACCTTGCGCCACAGCAGCGCAAGATGAGAATGCGAGCGTGTCGCAGAGTTGCTGTGTTCAGGTCAAGAAATTTGGCCAGAACCCAGCTTGCCTCTGCGCCGTTCTGCTCTCTAACACGGCCAAGATGTCCGGCGTCGACCCTAAGATTGCCATCACCATCCCCAAGCGTTGCAACTTTGCCAACCGCCCCGTTGGTTACAAGTGTGGAC CTTACACTCTACCATAA
- the LOC107625628 gene encoding rop guanine nucleotide exchange factor 7-like — translation MKGRPTMYYNGMLINNNAVFDSDPGFLEEGKATMEINNSEVVEGNEEAKKDGVTEVNEECDENGCKNETTFAAESSSGSEFVSSEKEHNGQSSAEEHSCSPPSMGSPDQEMDDSNYTQSPNGSSEDEEKKDFVMEVEMMKERFAKLLLGEDMSGCGNGVPTALAISNAITNLCATLFGQLWRLEPLTSEKKAMWRREIEWLLSVADHVVELKPTWQTFPDGTKLEVMTCRPRSDLYVNLPALRKLDNMLLEILDGFINAEFRYVEQGVLAPDTDDGSSSFRKVVQRQEEKWWLPVPQVPPYGLHENSRKQLQHKRDCASQILKAAMAINSTTLAEMEVPHAYLDSLPKTARGSLGDVIYRYITSENFSPECLLECLDVCSEHQAIEVANRVEASVYIWHKKTNSKLPNRATRYSSRSSWEMFKDLILEGDKRELLIERAETLLLSLKQRFPALPQTALDTCKIQCNKDVGKSILESYSRVLESLASNIVARIDDVLYVDDLTKHSSDQFSMLPKLGLITHNNHISSVPYVPTTSSYNNKSGLETPKAGVICPAKGGKSSMTNNTNSNINRIILTDFLSIDRKGKDYGCEIENLVPTLTEFDDEVPPCETEASDCTDDDVKHKALEQAWIE, via the exons ATGAAGGGAAGGCCTACTATGTACTACAATGGCATGCTGATAAACAACAACGCGGTCTTCGATTCCGATCCGGGTTTTCTTGAAGAAGGGAAAGCTACAATGGAGATCAATAATAGTGAAGTTGTTGAAGGGAATGAAGAAGCTAAGAAGGATGGAGTTACTGAAGTGAATGAAGAATGTGATGAGAATGGCTGCAAAAATGAGACTACTTTTGCTGCTGAATCCAGTTCTGGCTCTGAATTTGTGTCATCTGAGAAAGAACATAATGGTCAAAGTAGTGCTGAGGAGCATTCATGTTCACCACCTTCAATGGGGTCTCCGGATCAAGAAATGGATGACTCAAATTACACACAAAGTCCAAATGGAAGTAGTGAAGATGAAGAGAAAAAGGATTTTG TGATGGAAGTTGAGATGATGAAGGAGAGGTTTGCAAAATTATTACTGGGAGAAGACATGTCAGGTTGTGGAAATGGTGTCCCTACAGCCTTGGCTATATCCAATGCCATAACTAATCTTTGTG CCACCCTGTTTGGACAACTCTGGAGATTGGAACCCCTGACTTCGGAGAAGAAAGCAATGTGGAGAAGAGAGATAGAGTGGCTACTTTCCGTCGCCGATCATGTCGTAGAATTGAAACCTACATGGCAAACTTTTCCAGATGGAACCAAGCTTGAG GTCATGACTTGCAGACCACGTTCAGATCTTTATGTCAATCTTCCTGCTCTGCGAAAATTAGATAACATGCTTCTT GAAATACTAGATGGTTTCATCAATGCTGAGTTCAGGTATGTAGAGCAAGGTGTTCTTGCACCGGATACGGATGACGGTTCGTCTTCTTTTCGAAAAGTGGTGCAGCGACAAGAGGAGAAATGGTGGCTTCCTGTACCTCAAGTTCCACCCTATGGCTTACACGAGAATTCAAGAAAGCAGTTGCAGCACAAGCGCGATTGCGCAAGCCAAATACTCAAAGCTGCAATGGCTATTAACAGCACCACTCTTGCTGAAATGGAGGTTCCTCATGCATATTTGGACTCTCTTCCAAAG ACAGCAAGAGGCAGCTTGGGAGATGTAATTTATAGGTACATTACATCAGAGAATTTTTCTCCAGAGTGTTTGTTAGAGTGCCTTGATGTATGTTCTGAGCATCAAGCAATAGAGGTTGCCAACAGAGTTGAGGCTTCAGTTTATATCTGGCACAAGAAGACCAACTCGAAGCTTCCGAATCGCGCCACCAGATACAGTTCAAGATCTTCATGGGAGATGTTCAAGGATCTAATCCTTGAAGGTGACAAGAGAGAACTGCTTATAGAGAGAGCAGAAACGCTTCTGCTCTCCTTGAAGCAGCGTTTTCCTGCTCTCCCTCAAACTGCATTAGATACATGCAAAATCCAATGCAACAAG GATGTTGGGAAATCAATTCTAGAGAGCTACTCTAGAGTACTAGAGAGTTTGGCTTCAAATATTGTTGCAAGAATTGATGATGTGCTCTATGTGGATGACTTGACCAAACATTCTTCAGATCAATTCTCAATGCTCCCAAAACTTGGTTTGATCACTCACAACAATCATATTTCTTCAGTTCCATATGTCCCAACAACTTCATCATATAATAATAAATCAGGTCTTGAAACACCAAAAGCAGGGGTTATTTGCCCTGCAAAGGGAGGAAAATCATCGATGACCAATAATACTAATAGTAACATTAATAGAATAATTTTGACAGATTTTCTTAGCATTGATAGAAAAGGGAAGGACTATGGATGTGAAATTGAGAACTTAGTTCCAACATTAACAGAATTTGATGATGAGGTTCCACCTTGTGAAACAGAGGCAAGTGATTGCACAGATGATGATGTCAAGCATAAAGCATTGGAACAGGCTTGGATAGAGTGA